Within the Metasolibacillus fluoroglycofenilyticus genome, the region AGATAATGTAAAAGCGCCTTATTTTGCACCAATACAGCCTACAGAGGATGATGTAAAGCAGCTTATTAAACAAATAGCAGATGTACAGCAGCGTACATTTACTTATGCGGAACCACGTTTAGATACGGAGATTGGCATTTTGCGTATTAATGCGCTGCATAAGCGAGTGAGCCCAGATGGTACAACACTAGCTGTACGTATTTCCAGACCACGATTAGCGATAGAATCGCTCGAAAGCTTAGTACCAAATAATGATGAAATTGTCGAGCAGTTATTTAAGGTGCTCATGTTAGCGGAGCTTAATATGGTGCTTGCTGGTCGCACTGGTGCAGGGAAAACAGAGTTTCAAAAGTTGCTGGTTGGCTACATGGATGAAAACGCAAGTATTTTCTTAGCAGAGGATACAAGGGATAGCCATATTAAAGCATTATATCCTGAACGTGATATTACAAGTGTTAAAACGATACCAGGCATTTATGAAATGTCTGACGCAGTGAAAGATGGGCTACGTAATGATCCGGATTATTTAATGCCTGCGGAAATACGAGGTGCAGAAGCAGCAGACGCATTAGATGCAGTCAAAACAGACCATGCCATACTTACAACCATTCATGCGCCAAGTGCGATGGATATTCCGCTTCGCATGAGTCCGATGATTCGACAAGCGCCTGCTTATGCAAGGGCGAGTGATTTGAGTATTGGAAATGAAATTGTCCGCTTCTTGCGCTTTGGTGCTTACTTGAGAGCAGAACGAAACGACGAGCAAAAAACAGTCCGTTATTTAAAAGAATTAGTTGAATTTGAAGATTATACTGAAAAAGGGGCTACAGGGCGTTACCTATATCAAGTAGTCAAAGTCCGTGATGTGAAAACAGGTCGCTATTATCAAGAGCAGCGTTTTGGGACTTTATCAGAGCGTACATGCGCTGAGCTAGAAGATAAAGAATTAATCCATCTTGTCCCAGCTGTATTATTACCTAAGAAATATAAACAAAAAGTAGGTGCAGTCGGATGAGGGCTTTGTTTAAAGAAGCACGGTTGCTGTTTTATGGCTGGGAATTAGCCCTCTATTTTCTTGTTTGGTTTCTTATCAATTATCAGCTCTATTATTATTTATCAAATGAACGGGCGCTAAGCCTTTTAGTAGGGTTAGGTGGAGCGTTCTTTTTCTTTTTCGTTTTCACGATTCAAAATCGGAAGCTAGAAACACATCAAAGGCATTTAGCAGAGCTGCTCAACTATGTAATCAATGTTGTTTTCTACTTGCAAACAGGCTACAACGAGTACCATGCCTTGAAAGCTACTAGAGAAACTGCACATCCTGATATACAGAAAAAAATAGACATGAGTATCGAGTCCTTAGAAAAGCACGCAGTGTTAGAAACAAAACAATATGAAGTATTTGACTTCCCAATGCTCAATCAATTCCATCAAAACTTAGCGATTCGATATGAATATGGCGGAGATGCGGAAGAGCTATTTGGCCAAATACAACATAACATGGTTTTTGAATTGAGAAAGCGAGATGAGCTTTATCGTAAACGTAAAGGTTTTGCGATGAATGTCTATGCACTACTTGGCATGGTGCTAACAATCCCAATCGTTTTAAAAACGATGGTCTTTCATTTATGGGATATCTTTTTAAGTACAGGCTTTGTAAGCCAAGCAATTTTATTAGTGACGTATGCTGGAATTTTGTGGACGTTGTATTTGTTACAGCAGAAGAATATGGATATTTCGGTGAGGTATTAAGAGAAAGAAAGGGACTCGCCGTTTTTGGTGAGTCTCTTTTATACACAAAAAAAGATAGGTGGAGTAGTCATGGATTTATCACTTAAGGATGTATTGTGTGTAATAGTAGTAAGTATTGTTGGAATAGGTATCTTTCTTTTTCATGCAATTATATTGAACGTATTAACTTTTAGATTCGCTTTAATTGTATATGCTCTCATAGCACTAATTGCGATAAACACTTTCGGATGGTTTTGGAATTTACCAAATATTTATCAAATTGTCTTGAGTATGTTTATTGTTTATACAGTAATTTTGATTGATGTTCTATATTGGTATAATCAACATAAAGATGAGTTTTAAGTTAAACCTTAAGTCTACTAAAAGCTATTTAAATTTTTTGAAGAGTGTTTTAAGTTTAGCGGTTTTATCAAACACTTGAGTAAGATATTCGATTTGTTCTTTTTCACTTTTTTCTTTTTGTTCTAGCTCTTTATAGCAAAATATAATCTGTTCAAATAGTTCCGTATCAATACGATCTTCTTCCCAATCTTCTTGAAAGCCTTTGAAATCTTTTTTTAGTGGACTAATACGAGAAACTTTTTTGTTGTTGATAAAGGTCGTTTCAGAAAAGCAATATAGACTATTTTTCTTAGTCATTTCATATACACTTTTTTTCTCTTTGTTACCACTATAAACAGCCAAGCTAAGGAGAATTAAGCAGGCTGAAACTAAGATTTGAATAACATGAATTGAGGCAAAGAAAAAACCAAATTCAGTAGTCAATGAAACATTAAATATTTGTGTGGCAAAGGTATTATAGTAATACATAAGCATCTTTTTGAATGAATACGCTGAAAATTGTAGAGCCTCAGGGTTTAAAAATATGAGATACATTAATTTTAGCCCCCAAGATAGGGTTATAATTTCAAAAAGGCTTGTTAAAATTAATTTAATACGTTCATTGCCGTCAAGGAGAGACTGCTTAGGTGTTGAAGAGAGAGTATCGTTCTTAAAAGCGATTAATATCTCAAAACTTCGTGTTAATGTTCTAGTTAGCAAAATAATAAGGAATAGAATTATCATATTAGAAATTTGTTGTTCATCATTGGAATTATATGCAAAATTATAAAAAACAATAAAAGGCATGATGAATGTATGGGATGAAGAGATTACTAAGTTAATATGATTTCTCTCTTTTATGATTTCGCCTCTTTTATGCATTTTTTCATATTTAGAATTGAAAATCTCATGCTTTTTTATTTTGTCAATGCGAGTAGAAAAGTCATCTTTATTTTTAATTTTAAAGATTTCTTCGAATGACAAATAAGAGATATATTCATTTGGAGCTTCCTTATGTTTGGAGGCTAGAAGGAATTCAAATGAAAGTAAAAATAAAATAAGCCGACTAATAACTCTTATATACAATAATATAGTATAAAGGACGAGAAATAGTCTTAAGTATATTGAAAAATTATATGTTATAGGACTAAAAATAAGAATTAAAAAAAATAATACAAATGTAATAAATATATTTCTATGTAACCATTTCTTCAAGAACCATTTATAAAAAGGATTATTATCTTTAGGTTTAAAGAACATACCTAGTACAAAAGGTGAAATAATAAAAAGTAGTACGAAATAATCAAATATTTGACTAGATGGGAACCAATTATTTAAGAAAATATACATAAAAGGAACAATGAAGAGTATACTAGTTAACCAATTTTTATCGAAATTTATAAAGAAACTCAAAATATTATAATATATTTTAAGAATAATATTACGTAATAATAAAAAATAATCTTTCAATATCAAGGAGATAACATAAATAAAAAGCACAGAAATACTCAATACAGATGAATAACCAATAAGGAAAATAAAAATATCACCAAAAAAATTTATAGCCTCACTTATTAGTTGATCAAAGTTAAGTAAAGTAGCAACTTTATTATCTAAAATCGAATAGAGAGATTTATCTTTTATTGCTCTAAAAACTATAAATACTACATTGTTATTATTGTTTGTTTTTACTAACAAAAACAATAAAATAGCTAAAATAATACTAGGAATTAAAAAGAATTTAAGATATCTCCAGTTAGCTTTGAAAAAGTTTATTATTTTTTTTTTGAAACAGTGCATAATTTTCCTTAATAGATTCATTTAATAACCTTCTTTAATATTAATAAATAATAAAGTATTTTATGATTCCTATAATTATACAACTTTCCTAATACAGGAATCAATAACAATTAGCAGGGACTCACCATTATTGGCGAGTCCTTTTCTGCATCCAAATTATTTTGAAAGGGGTGATGTAAACTCAACGTATAAAAAGTAAAAGGAGATGATAAAAAACAACAAAAAAACACACGAAAAAACCCTCAAAACTCATTATTTTAATTGAATATTGTAACAAAAATGGTATAATATTTATAAGGAGTAACTTCCTATTTAATAGTGATAAGTTACAGATGGACGATTTCATAATTTATACCAAGAGGGGGATTTTAATATGCGTAAAAATTTATTTGTTGCTGCTTTAGCAGCATCCATTGCCTTACCAGCTATTGTTGTGCCTGTAGAAGTAGAAGCAGCGACTTACAGTAAAACATTTAAAGATGTATCACAGAACAGTCCTTACTACGACAGCATTCACACAATGACTGAAAAGGGAATTATCAGTGGCTATGAGGATGGTACTTTCAAGCCAAACGAAACGTTAACTCGTAAACATGCAGCTGCATTATTAAACAGAGCTGTATCTGTAAAAGCATCAAAAAATGTTGGTGCTCCAAAAGATTTACCAAAAACAAATGCCTACTATAACGACCTCATGGTGTTAGTCAATGCAGGCTTATTAGATATGGATGCAAAGGGCAATATTAACCCCAATGCGCCGTTAACACGTGGAGAAATGGCGAAGATTTTAGCTACAGCATTTGACTTAAAAGGCACGAAACACCCTCTTACAGATGTTTCATCGAAGTACAGTAGTTATGTTGCAGCGTTATATGAAAATGATGTAACGACAGGCTATGAAGATAAAACGTTTAAAGAAAAAGGGTCATTAACACGTGCACATTATGCAGTGTTTATGTATCGTGCAATGGGCTTGCAGAAAGTAGGTGGTGATACTGCACAAAAGCCAACAACACCATCGAAAAAAATCTCAATGAGTAGTACAGAAAAGGAAATTAATGATTATATCAAGTCAAGCAAATTATTTGCTAATGGCATTACAACTAGCTCAATTCACTTAAATGAGTTTAAGGGCTATAAACAAGTCATCGTCAATTCAGAAGATATTTTAGGTGGCACAGATTTAAAGGTGACAAAATTATTAGCAGGAATTTTTTTATTCAATCAAGATGGTTGGAAACCTGTTGATAAGCTTTCATCAGCACAAGTGAGCTATAAGAGTAATTATTCCAAAGAAACTCAAAAAATTTCTTTTGATTACACATTGCCTCAGTCACAAGAAGTAGCAAAACGTATTTTAGCAACAGTGTTCTCAGGAGAAATTGACACATTTGAACTCGGACGTATCATTGATGAAAAAGTAGCAGAAGGTTTAGCTAATACAGATAAGCAATTTCGAAATATAGAACATATCGAGATGGGTAATTTTAAAATTCGATTAGGTGTCGATAGAGATGGAGAAGCAAACCATTTTTGGATGGACATCAAACAATAAAATAAAGTAAACGAAAAGGTGAAGAGAGATGAAAAAATATTTTTCGATTCTTTTAATATTTACCCTTGTGTTTAGTAGCTTTCCTCCTCAACTATTTGGGGAGGTTTTTTCATCTACAAAAACACAAGCTGCTAATGAAGTGCCATTTTATGACGGTACAAGTAATCTAGTAATTGAATATTTAATTCCAGGAGGGGACCTAGAATTTAAACGTGTAGACAGCAAAGGCTTATCAGGGGCGCAATATTTGGGGGACTTTCGTTATGCGACCATTTATGATGGAAAATTAACAAGTAGTCCATCAAGCGATAATACAACCTTTAATGTCAATGGAAAATCTGTTAGAGCTTATGCAGGTGATAAGTGGTATCACATTGTACCTATTAGTTTAGGAACAGCTCGCAATTTAATTCGTGTAGAGGATTTAACAGAAAATGAATTCATTAACCGTTATGGTGGAAGTGCTAAAGGATATAAAGAATTAAGAGAATACGAAGTAATAGATACGAAAGGCGGGGGATATGGGTACTTCTACTACATTGGTAATGTTGTAAAATTAGCTGGTGGCTATGCTGAAAATACAAGTGCGAGCTTTGATAGCACCAACCCTACACGCTTACGTATTTTACGTACAGCTCATCCTAATATCTCAAGCTTCACGGTTAGTGCAACAAATACAGATGTCGGAAAGCCTGTGACATTTGATTTCACAGCATTTGAGTACAATTACGGTGGCAATAAGCTTGATTATACATTAATTATTACGGATGCAGAAGGAAAAGAAGTAGGGCGTAAAGTGCAATCTGTCACATCCACAAAAAATACTTCAGGTGGTTTAGCGACACAAGACCGTGCACATACAGGAAAGTATGAAGGGAAAACAATCTTCTCCTTCACGCCTGCAACAGCAGGCAAATTTACAGCAACATTGACAGTAACTGACGGTGTTTATCGTTCTTCAACAGCTTTAGTAAAAACATTCACAGCTAAGCAAAAAGGGCAAGCCTATTTAGAGGTGACACCACCAAGCATTACAATTCCTGTGGATCATAAAGCGACTTACCAAGCATTTTACACGGATGCTGCGGGTAAACGTACAGAAGTAACAGATAAAGCTACGTGGAAGGCTATTAAAACAGATATAGCAGCTACATCAGAAAAAGGAGTATTTACAGGTTTAAAGGAAGGCGAAACACGTGTTGAGGCAACTTATCAAGGAGCTAAGGATCAAGCAGAATTAATCGTATCGTCTACACCAGCAACGGAAGAACCAGAGCCCGAGCCTGATGAGCCGAATATACCGCCAACTGTAGAGTTAATTGTGCCTACTGAAGTGACAGTTGGACAAAAGTTTTGCGCTGTAGCAAATGCACATGATGAGGATGGTGAAATTGTAGCGTATGGATGGGATTACACAGGTCGTGGAGATCCAACAGGTAGACAAACGTGTGGGCTATATTATGAGTCGGAGGGAGAAAAAACTGTAACCGTTGTGGTAAGGGATGATGATGGTGATACGGCGCAAGATACGAAGACAATTCTTGTAACAAAGCCGATGCCTAATGCACACTTTGTGGCAAGTGGTACATTCAAGGAAAACCGCAAAATTAGCATTGAAGCTGCACATCCTTATGATGAAAATGATGCAGCTTTAAAAGCATATCCGATTGTAAAGCAAACTTGGTCAATTATGACTGTTGATCCAGCAAAGCAAGACAAATTAAGAATCGTACAAGATATTAGTGGGAATGTGCCACATACTCAAATAATTGATATGTTGCTCAAAACAACAGGTGAAATTCGTATAACACGATATGTAGAAAATAGCGTAGGAGACCATGCAACATATACAGTGACGCTAAATGTCATTCCTGATCTTGAGCCAGTTGCCGATTTTAAGGTAGCGTCAACGATATTCAGAGAACCCATTAATGAAACAGCAGCACAAGCAACTATTGAAATTCAAGATAAATCTTATTCGACAGATGATATGATTCAGAAACGAATTTGGAGAGTAGCACATGATTCGAATAATGATGGACGTTTTGATGATGAGCAATTCGTTGTGTTTGACGAAAACAATGCAGAGCTAGCTAAATATCTGACATCTAAGGTCGGAAAATATCAAATTGAATTAGAGGTATTTGAAAAGTACATTCACGAAACAATACCAGAATTTGTAGATTTAACATTTAACAAAGCAACAACTGATTTACGTCATGGCAATACAGATAGCAAGGCAATAACAACTAAAGTTGTAGAAGTTGATAACCTAGCACCAGTTGCCACGGTAGGGTTTAAAGATCAAAAACAAACAGTTGAAGTGCAGTATGATGTGGTTGATTCTCCATACAATGAGGCTCAATTAAAAGAGATGACTCCATACCTAAATAATTTGCTTGAAAAGCATAATTTACAAGCAAACATTACTTTTGCGACAAACAAAAAGCATGAACATCAGGTTTTTTCCGATGGTTATGATAAAAGCTATATCATAGATAGTGATGGCAAGGCTTATGGTATGGGTGACGGTATTATTGGTAACGGTAGTGCTACTGGTGTACTAGATGCCAATGGCAATATGATTGCACCTTACGTTGAAATTCCTTTACCCGGTAGAGTACGTCAAATAACCGCTACGAATAGTTATGCAACACATTTCCTACTGGAAAATGGGGATGTGTATGGTGTAGGTAGTAATAAAATGACTATTTCATCTAGATACGATAAAAATGGGAACTATATAACCTCATTTCCTGAACAAATAGACGTAGGGGCTATAGGCGATGGAACAATGATACCTAGATATTCACCTGTTAAAATTAATTTTCCAGATAAAGTAGTAAAAATGGATAGTATGAAACATGTAACAGTTTTCTTATTAGCTAATGGAGATGTATATGCAATAGGAAATGTTACTCAAAATGCATCAAGTAATGTGCATAATCCGTTGATTGATTTTAATAAAGACGAATTAAAAAAACCTGCTGACATCCCTAGAAACTTAAAACTACCTGTTAAGGTAAAGGATTTAGCGATAGGAAAGTCTAGGGATAGCAGCTTCTTAATGTATTATATGATTATAATTGACCATAACGATGTAGCATATGGCTTGGGCGACAGTCGGAGTTGGGGAAGGACGCAAGACATTTCATATGTGAGATGGGAAAGGTTACCTGAACAATTACAAGGCTTGAAAAAGGCAACCAAAACGACTAACTATGCTGGGTCATTTGGTGGAGCCACTGATTATCTAAATTTGTATATTAAGAAAGATGGTAATTTAATACGTGCTCATCGCACAGGATTATATGGTAATAATCAGATTGGATATACTTTCAATATTCCTGAAAAAATAAAAGATTTTTCAACAACCTATGAGGGGTACTCCACTCTTTTCTTAACTGAAATGAATGAATTATATGCAGTGGGAAATAATTGGAATGGAGAGTTGGGCTTTCCGATGGGTACTAGCTTTCCTTATTACAGTAATGAGTGGGTAACTGACTATATATACTCACCAATGAAAGTACCTTTAGCATTTAAAGTACAACAGGTTTCAATGGGGCATCAGTTCACTCATGTAGTTGCTGAAAATGGTAATTTATACGCTGTAGGACAAAATAAAAATGCGAATTTAGGTATTGCCACAAAAGCAGATGTGCCACAATTCACCAGAATCGGAGGTTTCAACATTCAATTCAGAAGGAGCGCTGAATTCAAGCAGCAGCCTTCTCCAATGTATATGACAACGTTCGGCACTAAGGCTTTAACAGTAGACGACATACAAGATAAGATAAAAAATTCAAGAGGCTACTATGTGGGTATCACAACAGAAAATAATCGTACATCTGTAAATACAGTTGTACAAAATAATAATGGTAAGGGCACATATTTAAACATTGGTACAGCACATAATGATGCAAATTTAAGAGCTAAAATTGAAGATTTAGCGAATTACATTATTAGTACACAAAATAATAATGCTGTAGAAGTTGAGTTTTTACTTGATACATCGACAGGTATTAGTCAAGCTACACTGGAAAGCAAAGTCAATTCAATTGTAAAATCAACAATTAATAACAATTCTTCTGTACCGTTTGAAGCACGTGTACGTGTCTTAACAAATGATTACCAATTTAATAATGTACAACTAAACGCTAAAAATAAATTTGTCGTAGCTGTGAAAAATAATGCGTATACAACGGACTTGGAAAAGCATCTTATCGCGACAAATCTTGTCAATAATGCGCATTTTTTAGGCGTGGGCTTAGCTGTTAATAAAGGAACAATTGACCGAGTGATTGCAAAGTCAATGCACAAGGGTACGTATATTAATAATGCAAGTATTGATGCGGCTCTTAATGAGATTTCCACATATATTTTAAATGAAATCGAAAGCAGTAGAGGTATCACAGAGCTATTTATGACTACTGAGGGACAAGTGGATTATGAAGCTCAATTCTCAGATTATGAAAAGGATGATTTATTTAAAAGCTATTGGAAATTCGATCACCAGTTAAATTTCTTTGAAAGCGAGAATGGGATTATTGCTGATAATCTACAGCAAAGACAAAACCCATATCGTCATTTCGGATTGACAGGGCGTTATCAGGTGTTTTATGCAGCACAGGATGATCCATTAACGCGTTATTTTGCACCGAATACGTTTGCCCCATTTGTTGATTATCGAAAGTGGTCAAATGAGGCAGATAATCTAAAAATATATGTGCATAAAATGCCATCAGCTGAGTTTACATTTACCATTGATGAAGCGACAGGCAAGCTTGATGTGGATTCGGTAGCACATGACGAAGACAAAGCGAGTATTAATGTCGGGTTTGGTAATGGTCTACAGTCGCAGTATTTTGATTATCGTATAGAGGGTGGCGAGTGGGTAGATGGTGTACCAAGTCACCTAGAAGTGGGTGTAAAAGTAGAGGTACGAAATCGCGTCATCGATTTTCAAGGGAAGGCTGCTGAAGTCATCAAAACGTTATCGTTAGATAATTTGCCTCCTGTAGCAAAATTCGAAACAGACAAACCGATTTATGTTGTAGGTGACTATATTGTTCTTAAAAACACTTCCTACGATCCGAATAATGACAATCTAATAGCGGAGTGGTCGTATAAGCTAAAAGAAAAATCAACCTATACATCATTAGGGACAGGGAAATTCATTTCAGGAACTGCTAAAGAAGGCTGGCATACAGCGATACCTCGTATTGCGTGTGAAAAGCAGGTAAATGAATCTTGTTTTTATGATATTAAACTAAAAGTGACAGATACACATGGATTGTCGGATGAGGTTGTACAAACTGTAGAAGTACAAAATTTAGCAAAAATAATTGAAGTAGCAGAGGGTACTGTTTATTGGGAATTACAACGACTACAGCCAAACGAAGATAGTTATGTTGTAATGAACATGAACTTTGAAATACCTGAAGACAAGCATTATGCAATACAAAAGCCATTACACACTTTGTTGTATGGCTCAAATAAAATTTCGCAGGAAAAAGCGATTAGAATTTCTGTACCAGGTGCAAGTGTTAAAGGACAAACGATGGCATATGAATTCACTTATGAATATGCTGAAGAACCAATTGGCTGGAAGGAAACCAACTGTGTTAATGGCATTTGCGAATGGGAATTTGATTATATGCCTGATTGGGAAAAGGTGCAGGTAGTATCATTAAAAGGCTCTTTAGCGATTGACCATTCTATGAAAGATATAATTCAGGCTGATACATTTTCAGAAATTTTGACGAAACAATGGATTGTGGGGCGTCAAGCTGAATGGGACGTAGTAACTGAAGAACTTGTTCGTTCCGATGTATACCACGAAAGTTACAAGCAGGCTGTAGACAGTGTATATGAAGATCATATTCAATTAAAAACGCAAACAATGATGCCAATGACACCAGGTACATTACGTTATCAAGTAACATTACCTTCAGCGGCACACCAAGCAGATACGTTTTATCCATTAAAAAATACACAAAGCTACGGAACATATGTAGCAGCAGAATTGGATGATAGCCTTCAGGCGGAATTTGCAGATGGGGTAAAACTACAACAATTACCTTTTGAGGATAAAGGATTAACAGGTTCAAATCGTATCTTTGAAGCGAATTATGTATCTGATTTATTCTTTATTACAAAATCACTAGGTTTTATGTCTGGTTATCCGTATGCTGAGCAGGTGCAACAAGCGATTGTAAATAATCAACCGCTCCCAACTTATGAGCATGTTATGCGAGAAGGAATGAAAAAGGGCGAGGCCGATTTTGCGCGTTATACTGAAGGCACAGTACCGTTCAAGGATGATTGGATGTATACAGAGGATGAGTCGCAATTAGCTTCTTTACAGCGTTATGCGATTCCTGTTACACCGCTCTCTGAGCTTCATCCACATGAAGTGTATGAAAATACGTTTGAGCTAGTCGATATGGGCCTAAATGATGTGCGTTTCAAGTTTAATCAAACATTTACTTTTGAGCATTATCTGTTTGGGTCTGGCTATGATGATGCCTGGATTATTGCACAAATGGAATCACTTGGGCGGGTCGAAAAGGAGCAAATCGCCGGTACATTTATTATGACACGCCAACAAGTTCACGAGTTGGCCAAGCTTTATTATGAGCGTATGGAGAAACCATACTATAAAATTCATAATTTCCGCTATTTCGATCGTACTTACCCTGATCAAGTAAAGGAGATTTTAAATAATTAATTAGTTTAAACATAGGGATTCACCAAAAATGGTGAGTCCTTTTTCTTTTCATAAATAAGCAGAGAGAGGAGAGATTTGGCTGTGAACGATCAAGAAATAATTGAAAAACATAAATTGTTAGATTCTATCTTGCATGTTAACGATGGCTTCATGTGGCAAGATGTGTTACGAGCATTGGGCAGCGGTATTGTAATATCTCTTAGCTGGTTTAATCGAATGCTAGAAACGGTAGTAACCAAAATCATAACACTAAATGACTTTTATAGTACAGGAGCAGTAGGGGAGTTTATGGATAAGGCGCGACCTTTTATTTGGGTCGTGTTTTTTATTGCAATTTTAATACTTGGGTTTCAATTTATGATGAACAAAGTTGAAAAACGCAATGAAGTTCTATTGAATATTGTGTTAGCACTATGTTTTATCGTTATTATTCCTGATTTGATGTCTAATATGAAGGAAATTATCGGAGCTGGAATAGAACAAATTAAACCTGAGAAAGAATCATTAGCTAGCAACATGATTAAAAGTAATGTAGCAGATGTTCTCTATTATGCAGAGAATGATTTTCAATTTTCTAACGGCAGGGGAGATGCCAATACACTACCTCGACCAGAGAATAAAGAAGATGGCTCAGGTACTTCAGATTATACGTATGCCAACAGGTTTTCAGCGAGTTCAGCGCTTTATATACCATTCACACAAAAGCTAGATTTTCATGAGGATGATGGATGGTTATTTAAAGCCGATTGGGTAAGGGGATTAAGTAACTCTACAAAAGAGGTGTTAAAAACAAAATCAGTGCCAACTGGCGTTGGTAATAGTTATCAAGTAGAAGAACTCGCAAAAAATAAGATTAGAGGAACTGAAATTGGGAGAGAAACATACTATCGCTATCACGTCAATTGGTTTACTTTAATTATTTCATTACTTGTAACAAGCTTTGCATTAGCTGTTACAGCGATTAAAATTGGTCGGTCAATTTTTGATTTAGCATTTCATCAGATTTTTGGGGTGTTTATAGCAGCTAGTGATTTGACAGGAGGTCAACGGACAAAAAAAGTGCTTGTTGAAATTGTTAATACCTTTGTAGTAATGGTTGTGATGATTGCTTTACTGCAATTGTTTATTCTTTTTGCGAATTGGGCGAATAGTTGGCGTTATGAAATTGGTACATGGGGTGTAATCATTCTGTTAATTGCAGGAGCATGGGCACTAATCGATGCGCCAGATATTGTACAACGTCAACTAGGTATTGATGCGGGATTGCGTAATGGATGGCAAGCGATGATGGGTGCATATGCTGCGAGTAAAGTAGCTTCAGGAGGCGCAAAAGCTTTAGGGAATGCAGCTAAGAAAACAGCATCTGCGACTGGTGGGGGAATGAATTTTATGCGTAGAATGGCTGAAGGAATGCGGACACCGACGCCAAACGAAAACCATCAACGAAATGGAGCAAGTATACCAAATATGCCAGGTAG harbors:
- a CDS encoding pLS20_p028 family conjugation system transmembrane protein → MNDQEIIEKHKLLDSILHVNDGFMWQDVLRALGSGIVISLSWFNRMLETVVTKIITLNDFYSTGAVGEFMDKARPFIWVVFFIAILILGFQFMMNKVEKRNEVLLNIVLALCFIVIIPDLMSNMKEIIGAGIEQIKPEKESLASNMIKSNVADVLYYAENDFQFSNGRGDANTLPRPENKEDGSGTSDYTYANRFSASSALYIPFTQKLDFHEDDGWLFKADWVRGLSNSTKEVLKTKSVPTGVGNSYQVEELAKNKIRGTEIGRETYYRYHVNWFTLIISLLVTSFALAVTAIKIGRSIFDLAFHQIFGVFIAASDLTGGQRTKKVLVEIVNTFVVMVVMIALLQLFILFANWANSWRYEIGTWGVIILLIAGAWALIDAPDIVQRQLGIDAGLRNGWQAMMGAYAASKVASGGAKALGNAAKKTASATGGGMNFMRRMAEGMRTPTPNENHQRNGASIPNMPGSQSGKGLKQAESSNQENQAMMATPTEIPSSAEIASEGAMNVPRDTTYTPLPSQSPATSGETKQQGEIAQSQNTQQRKNTLSNEASLKDHARIQPNTNMQNSNTTPLKQVPNGEQQGIAKQNKTTAIPINEGTAPLNKTGIKEMPPQEISSQGMAHQGVTSIPASEVGILGNQNESSTSANQETAASLANAQQKVADISSNNTEGKAGAISKPLQDIGSKGQQGIPLSEGTKGVKPKNQADRKMPAAPPINQGTSSDMQQAPTVPINNETAPSTPISVEAGSGIPYQDQGQSGHQQHVAQRADQQSTAQKQVNKQSKSKQAPFGHRQAVHTNTIIGGNRHVQELKESVTRAGNSGFSLGQNIRRATKFVSPKKKNNDGGNK